The Xyrauchen texanus isolate HMW12.3.18 chromosome 25, RBS_HiC_50CHRs, whole genome shotgun sequence genome includes the window atatattaaattgaatTAACGTAAGCATCTTTCAGATTGATTGACACAAACCAGTCCAGAGGACGTCCGTGAGACAATCTAAGAGTATCTTGAACGGAAACATCACAAGTGTCCTGTTCAAGAGTCTCAAATCCAGAATGGGGCACAACCCGCCATCCTTTTTGGATCCATCATAatggactgaagtgatgtttggctggcacctgctgcatttagtcgtcatgacttcaaaagacattagtcattaatcttacggtTAATAACAAATCTTTGTTATAAACATTGACCCTTAACacttttaattttaaaccatgacttgctctatacatacagtcaggtccataaatattgggacattgacacaattctaatctttttggctctatacaccaccacaatggatttgaaataaaacaaacaagatgtgctttaactgcagacttacagcttttaatttgagggtatttacatccaaatcaggtgaactgtgtaggaattacaacagtttgtatatgtgcctcccactttttaagggaccaaaagtaatgggacagattaacaatcataaatcaaactttcactttttaatacttggttgcaaatcctttgcagtcaattacagcctgaagtctggaacacacagacatcaccagacgctgggtttcatccctggtgatgctctgccaggcctctactgcaactgtcttcagttcctgcttgttctttgggcattttcccttcagttttgtcttcagcaagtgaaatgcatgctcaatcggattcaggtcaggtgattgacttggccattgcataacattccacttctttcccttaaaaaactctttggttgtttttgcagtatgcttcgggtcattgtccatctgttctgtgaagcgccgtccaatgagttctgaagcatttggctgaatatgatcagataatattgcccgaaacacttcagaattcatcctgctgcatTTGTCAGctgtcacatcatcaataaatacaagagaaccagttccattggcagccatacatgcccatgccatgacactaccaccacgcttcactgttgaggtggtatgctttggatcatgagcaattcctttccttctccatactcttctcttcccatcactctggtacaagttgatctttgtctcatctgtccataggatgttgttccagaactgtgaaggcttttttagatgttgcttggcaaactctaatctggccttcctgtttttgaggctcaacaatggtttacatcttgtggtgaacccactGTATTCTgtaagtcttctcttgattgttgactttgacacacatacacctacctcctttagagtgttcttgatctggccaactgttgtgaagggtgttttcttcaccagggaaagtattattcggtcatccaccacagttgttttccgtggtcttccgggtcttttggtgttgctgagctcaccggtgcgttctttctttttaagaatgttccaaactgTTGattttggccacacctaatgtttttgctatctctctgatgggtttgttttgatttttcagcctaatgatggcttgcttcactgatagtgacagctctttggatctcatattgagagttgacagcaacagattccaaatgcaaatagcacacttgaaatgaactctggaccttttatctgctccttgtaaatgggataatgagggaataacacacacctggccatggaaaagctgagcagccaattgtcccattacttttggtcccttaaaaagtgggaggcacatatacaaactgttgtaattcctacaccattcacctgatttggatgtaaataccctcaaattaaagctgaaagtctgcagttaaagcacatcttgttcgtttcatttcaaatccattgtggtggtgtatagagccaaaaagattagaattgtgtcgatgtcccaatatttatggacctgactgtaattaagtaatattagcattatattcatgatgttagccagaggggaactggcccccacagtgcgtctggtttagggttagggcagGGTTACTCAGAgggtaactggcccccacagtgagtctggtttagggttagggtggggttagtcagaggggaactggcccccacagtgagtctggtttctcccaaggttatttttctcccattaaccaaacTTGTATGGAGTTTAGtgctccttgccacagtcgccttcggcttgctcactggggttataaatacaattattattgaattacttattttaaacaaaattcacaattgtattttgtcaaactacacaatgatgactcatagacattacagttgtatcgtctgttaatgcctgatcttctgtaaagctgttttgaaactatgtgtgttgtttaaggcgcaatacaaataacttgacattctaaatcataaacatcccaaagacatctgctgaacgtcttattgacatcctAGAAGAAACATCTTATAGAAATATTCCAGATGAACAACctaaaaatacatcttccagatgtaaacacaaacaTCAGATCTGGTTGATGCAAATGTGCTATCAAGGTCTTTGAGTTTATCTGAATGTCCAACTATTTACTTGGTCTTGTTGGACCTGAAGATGATTTATGTTCATTCTGACTACTTGGgcaattattttttacatgtctATACAGATTACTCGCAGCTCTGAAACTTTTCCCACATGAAGAGCAGTGgcatggtttctctccagtatggattctctcgtgtgttttcaggttttgtgacccattgaaactctttccacagtgtgaacacttgtaaggtttctctccagtgtggactCTCTTGTGTTTTTTTAGGCTTTGTGACCcattgaaactcttttcacagtgagagcacttgtaaggtttttctccggtatggattctctcatgtgttttcaagctttgtgactgagtgaaactctttgcacagtgtgagcacttgtaaggtttttctccagtatgaattctctcatgtattttcaggTTTTGTGTCAGAGCGAATCTccttccacagtgtgagcacttataaggtttttctccagtatgaattctcccATGTTTTTTCATGTGTTCTAACTGAGTGAAAGTCTTTCCACAGTATgtgcacttgtaaggtttttctccagtatgaattctttgaTGTTCTTTTAAGTGGCCTGCTGTAATAAATGTCTTCTCACATTCAAAACACATATGAGCACTCACGCTTatatgtattttctggtgctctTTAAAATAGGACTGTtctgtaaaactctttccacaaaatgaacacttgtaaggcttctcatttgtatGAGTTTTCAGATGTCGTTTCAGGCCtgaattcaaaacaaatgttttaccacatTTATCACATTCAAATGTCCTTTCTCCAGAATGATAGCGGAGATGATTCTTAAAATCATTTGGATATGCAAAACTTTTCCCACACTCATGGcacgtgtaaggcttctctcctgtatgaactctcatgtgtatattaagTTGGCTTTTATACGTGCaattctttccacactgagagcaagtTGAAGCATTTTTGTCTGCTCTTCTTTGTGACCTTTTTGGTGAGAAATTCATCTTAGTTTTTGAGCCagtcaaagatttttctccagttattaaatcatgatgtttcttatactgatgtttttcctccacttcattcagttcttgactttcctgTTTCACTTCCATCTGATCTGCAATGAACAAAGTAATTTGACAAAAAACAATTGAAGAGGGTAAAATTTCAATCATCAAATTTAAACCCAATTTAATGGCAGAAAACAAcagactgtatttattttttttagcatcaATTCTGTCTGAAAACTACATTTCATGACTAATCTTTAGTCAGATAGATTGAATGTAAACTACAGTCacagaaagtcagtcatacatgttttgaacaacataaaggtTGAGTACTTCAGTGTTTCCTGAGTGAATCCTAAAGGATTCTGTGTTAGCAGCAGAGGGATTTACCAGTGTTAGTCATTTTGAACGTGAACACCGCaccggtgtgaaaattatgaaTCCATGGTAAGTCTACTAAAAACATTTAGAATTTAAATTCACAAGAAGCAAATATATTTCAGAAGACATACAATCAATAATTGTTGCTTTACATAAagatggaaagggttacaaagttattgaagagctgagatattcatctgtccacagttagacacattCTCTATAAATGGAgttgatttagtactataggtactctccctagaagtggccgtccagccaagatgactcaaataGCACACCgtagaatgctcaatgaggtaaaaagaaccctagagtgaaaGATAaaaacttgaaggaatcattgggactggttaacatctctgttcatgagtctactatatggaaaacattaaacaggtatggtgtccatggcaggacaccacaaaggaagccacttctttccaacaaaaacattgctgtgtgcctgatgtttgccaaagaccaccttgacactccacaatgctattgggaaaatattttgtggaCTGGTGAAACTAAAAGGTTGTATTGTTTGGGCAGGTTTGATTAAGCTAAATTTTAGAGTTttgaagacctttttaagaccaactaaagaaaatataataaatgtttgtgtaataattgctcatgagtccctgctttgtcctgaacagtgaagatgtccacttttcttaagaaaaccCCCCCACTACTGTACATTATTTGGTttctcagcatcttctgcacatttcaGATCTTCAGTGGCTGTATGatgagatccagcttttgacacttgggaCAACTGAGGGATTCATACAAAACTATTACTAAAGGTAAAAACAATTTCTGATGCTCTCAAGAAGGCACACAAGAAGAACCAAGGGGTGCAAAGTGGTGAACAcaatgatttgtgtaaataagagtacATTTTATGTTAGGTATCTTTTGAGGGGCCTGGACCGCTtatcattgagggaaaaattaattcccaagtttatcaagatattctACAGAATAATGTCAGGGttgctgtgcaccagctgaagctctgtAAAAGCTGAGTGATGCAgtaagacaatgaccctaaacatcaaagtaaatctaccacagaatggcttaaaaaaaagaaaatgcacctTTTGGAGAGAAccagtcagagtccagacctTAACTCAAGATTTAGAGAGAGAcaataatccaaaatgtataccggTATATGGCCTGAAGGCAggtggttgtgtaaatgatggggaGCACTTACAGGGAAGAGAGTaagtatatacagtgaggaaaataagtatttgaacaccctgctattttgcaagttctcccacttagaaatcatggaggggtctgaaattgtcatcgtaggtgcatgtccactgtgagagacataatctaaaaaaaaaaatccagaaatcacaatgtatgattttttaactatttatttgtatgatacagctgcaaataagtatttgaacacctgagaaaatcaatgttaatatttggtacagtagcctttgtttgcaattacagaggtcaaatgtttcctgtagtttttcaccaggtttgcacacactgcaggagggattttggcccactcctccacacagatcttctctagatcagtcaggtttctgggctgtcgctgagaaacatggagtttgagctccctccaaagattctctattgggtttaggtctggagactggctaggccacgccagaaccttgatatgcttcttacagagccactccttggttatcctggctgtgtgcttcgggtcattgtcatgttggaagacccagcctcgacccatcttcaatgctctaactgagggaaggaggttgttccccaaaatctcgcaatacatggccccggtcatcctctccttaatacagtgcagtcgccctgtcccatgtgcagaaaaacacccccaaagcatgatgctaccacccccatgcttcacagtagtgatggtgttcttgggatggtactcatcttTCTTCTTCCtgcaaacacggttagtggaattatgaccagaaagttctattttggtctcatctgaccacatgactttctcccatgactcctctggatcatccaaatggtcattggcaaacttaagacgggccttgacatgtgctggtttaagctggggaaccttccatgccatgcatgatttcaaaccatgacgtcttagtgtattaccaacagtaaccttggaaacggtggtcccagctcttttcaggtcattgaccagctcctcccgtgtagttctgggctgatttctcacctttcttaggatcattgagaccccacgaggtgagatcttgcatggagccccagtccaagggagattgacagtcatgtttagcttcttccattttctaatgattgctccaacagtggaccttttttcatcaagctgcttggcaatttccccgtagccctttccagccttgtggaggtgtacaattttgtctctagtgtctttggacagctctttggtcttggccatgttagtaattggattcttactgattgtatggggtggacaggtgtctttatgcacctaatgacctcaaacaggtgcatctaatttaggataataaatggagtggaggtggacattttaaaggcagactaacaggtctttgagggtcagaattctagctgatagacaggtgttcaaatacttatttgcagctgtatcatacaaataaatagttaaaaaatcatacattgtgatttctggattttttttttagattatgtctctcacagtggacatgcacctacgatgacaatttcagacctctccatgatttccaagtgggagaacttgcaaaatagcagggtgttcaaatacttattttcctcactgtatacactcacctaaaggattattaggaacacctgttcaatttctcattaatgcaataatctaatcaaccaatcacatggcagttgcttcaatgcatttaggggtgtggtcctggtcaagacaatctcctgaactccaaactgaatgtcagaatgggaaagaaaggtgatttaagcaattttgagcgtggcatggttgttggtgccagacgggccggtctgagtgtttcacagtctgctcagttactgggattttcacgcacaaccatttctagggtttacaaagaatggtgtgaaaagggaaaaaccagtatgcggcagtcctgtgggtgaaaatgtcttgttgatgctagaggtcagaggagaatgggccgactgattcaagctgatagaagagcaactttgcctgaaataaccactcgttacaaccgaggtatgcagcaaagcatttgtgaagccacaacacgcacaaccttgaggcggatgggctacaacagcagaagaccccaccgggtaccactcatctccactacaaataggaaaaagaggctacaatttgcaaaagctcaccaaaattggacagttgaagactggaaaaatgttgcctggtctgatgagtctcgatttctgttgagacattcagatggtagagtcagaatttggcgtaaacagaatgagaaaatggatccatcatgacttgttaccactgtgcaggctggtggtggtggtgtaatggtgtgcgggatgttttcttggcacactttaggccccttagtgccaattgggcatcgtttaaatgccacggcctacctgagcattgtttctgaccatgtccatccctttatggccatcctctgatggctacttccagcaggataatgcaccatgtcacaaagctcgaatcatttcaaattggtttcttgaacatgacaatgagttcactgtactaaaatggctcccacagtcaccagatctcaacccaatagagcatctttgggatgtggtggaacgggagcttcgtgccctggatgtgcatcccacaaatctccatcaactgcaagatgctatcctatcaatatgggccaacatttctaaagaatgctttcagcaccttgttgaatcaatgccacgtagaattaaggcagttctgaaggcgaaagggggtcaaacacagtattagtatggtgttcctaataatcctttaagtgagtgtatatggccaatgaatagaaagtgctctaaacagagaggacttgtgaagcgATGTTATGCTTATgttgtaaaaccttgtgaatATGTTTTGcaaggaccatcctgctgcaaaacgtatgtcttgtaaggacacaccattcatccataaccatgaggaggccatgactctagttgagtgtgcttaaACACCAATTGGGCCCTGCGACTCCTAAGCCAGGGTAATTGATCTGCCCTGGAGCACTGCCATTGTGTGGAGTTCTGATCCAGCGtgttctgctgctgagtaagcttttcccaCCAGTGCGGACGTTTGTCAACACagtttggaaggatgtacattactcgctgggcagaggcGTGCCGTTActgcctcctccacagggggtaattgggtATAGCTGTTTTCTTTCCCgtgatccacattaaagaggatggtgCCACTGCCCGAGCGTGCCGTATAAGGTTGCGTAACTAAGACTTGGATAGTTTGTAATGAACTTCAGGGATGAATTGTGCGGGATTCTGCCATTTGATGGCATCCGgactgctggaaccattcatcgaggTGAGATTGTTCAGGttgttcaggttcctctgggggaaaCCATTCAGAACCATTCATCCTGTTACAGTGAGAGACATAATGGCATCGACATTATTATCTCCAGCATCAGAACCGCTGCTCATGACGAGGCCGCCTGCTCTATCAGAATCACATTCGTCAATGAATCTCCTCTCATAAATCGCATCGTGTTACACTGGGatcacacatcctccgtgagcAGGGCGTGAGTGAAGCGTGTGCGCTGCATTTTCATTTCGCGGCCCATATTAAGAGATGACACCATTTACAATGCGAGCGTGAGTCACAAGGTGACGTGTCCCAGACGCGGCAGTGAGCGGTTAGTTTCGGTGTTGAGCCTATTTTGAGCTCAGCGGCACTTGGTGCAtaacaacactaaaataatcagaAGATCATAAAAAAGacacaatgcaaataaaaattattcaaaccTAACCTATAGTACACAGCAATTtatatgtctgcatgcaagtaaactcaattaaaaaacttaaaggaAAGAATTAATAAACTGCCGGACCTTTTTTCCATTCTGTGAATATAGGTGTACATTATAGacacaacattaaccaatcacaattaagtgtgctgataaagatgaagtgcaGGTAACTGCGCACTGTTGTCATTGAAGCAATATCCTCAGCTTATTATGACCTTATTAAAGAAAAAGAATTGGCGTAGGACCCCatagataactttattttctgcGCAGAAGCGCTACTGTTCCTTGCGGAAAAGAGGCATCCAATGTGAACATCCAACGCGACCGCCAAgctcacggaggatgtgtgaacctggcgttacacttcctagtgcttgacacgcacagatgtaatcgagcttgaaatgatGATCACCgaagagactgctgatgtcaaggtttatacTGAAAAATGAGAGACATTTTGGACTGTTCCCACCAAAACCAAatcggatcgcttcagaagacactgacTGAACCACATGAGTCGTATGGATTCAATTTATCCTGCTTTTATGTGCTTCTGGGGCTTAAAGGTTTTGGTCCAGTTGGAGTCCTTAAAAAGGTGGCATGCTTTcaccatcttcattgtttgtattcaccgctctgcggaagaatgcttatgtgcgcAGACGCGAAGTGTTTCTTTGCAAATTGACATCGCCAACTACTGacctggcatgcataatacagtgTTAAGTCGTTTTCACGGATCCATGTGAACGGGATCATTTTGACAATGTTgtttttttgggttttttttacATCACCTTGTAGGTCGCGGTCACTTGTAGACCAGATTTGCCAAGCAACATCTGACTTTATGTTTGTACTAGAAATCCAACCCATACAGGAAAGCAATATAGAATAAaaaatgtgtgatttatttattattttactgtgTCCATACTTTTTCTTAATTCTGATGGCAAGTGCACAagggcatttctttttttttgcagctGCGCAGGAAACACTGGAGTACATGCACCTTTTTAAAAGACAATTGGGCACTTaaacaaaaatgacttttgaGTGATAAAACAGTCTTTCTTTCTTGCTGACCTGACATACAACAGTCATGAGAATGTAAATCATTAAAGtaagaaacatacctgaaggaatAAAACCATCTTCATCTCTCTGCTGTTTCTCtagtgtgttttcttcttttatctcctccacttcggtcttcactggtatctgctgACAACCACAACTGTACCgttcatcatatcacatcatttgaaagcttacaatctcaactttaaggatgaaatgaatgtttaacctg containing:
- the LOC127618941 gene encoding zinc finger protein 345-like is translated as MRELKKEVTSLKTKLMESDDRLQQIPVKTEVEEIKEENTLEKQQRDEDGFIPSDQMEVKQESQELNEVEEKHQYKKHHDLITGEKSLTGSKTKMNFSPKRSQRRADKNASTCSQCGKNCTYKSQLNIHMRVHTGEKPYTCHECGKSFAYPNDFKNHLRYHSGERTFECDKCGKTFVLNSGLKRHLKTHTNEKPYKCSFCGKSFTEQSYFKEHQKIHISVSAHMCFECEKTFITAGHLKEHQRIHTGEKPYKCTYCGKTFTQLEHMKKHGRIHTGEKPYKCSHCGRRFALTQNLKIHERIHTGEKPYKCSHCAKSFTQSQSLKTHERIHTGEKPYKCSHCEKSFNGSQSLKKHKRVHTGEKPYKCSHCGKSFNGSQNLKTHERIHTGEKPCHCSSCGKSFRAASNLYRHVKNNCPSSQNEHKSSSGPTRPNTEEGELAVCVLSSIFIMREQRKKVLERNLMKTEDFLQVDAPQNDSTESLASVCNAGEQQMLQIPAEIEVKLEEIKEENTEEEEQSTEEDDDDDDDDFIPSELIEVKEECQELIEVEEKLQKPHDFTTGEKSLSGLKSKTNFSPKKPQRAAKKSLTCSQCGKSFAQSHNLKTHERIHTGEKPYKCSHCGKSFTFSQHLKKHERIHTGEKPYKCSHCGKSFAQSYDLKTHERIHTGEKPYKCSQCGKSFTLLHNLKTHERIHTGEKPYKCSHCEKSFTKSDCLKKHERIHTGEKPYKCSHCGKSFSLSHNLKTHERIHNGEQLYICSSCGESFSSASHLVHIKSCCSK